In the genome of Primulina eburnea isolate SZY01 chromosome 13, ASM2296580v1, whole genome shotgun sequence, the window AATACATAAATCCACCCACTGAATGAGTCACAAATGACCCAAAACCTGTCCCTACAATACAGTGCCAAGCTGGTCCATATGCCGCATCGAACTCCTGGAGATAACTATCTAatcaagattttttttaatataaaaagccCAATAATTTATCTCTACAAAATTAGTAATGATCAAATTCCCACAAAATATAACGATGAAAGTGATGATGGAATTACCTTTTTAAGGGTAAAAGCTAGAGTCTTGGAGGTGAACTTTTCTAAGCTATCATGAGACTTTCTTGCACAATTGACGGCATGAATTTGCATAAACGGAGGCATATCAACTGCCACGACTTTCACACCATTGCAAGAGAAGAAATCGGCCAACTCAATCTGAGAGCTGCAGAATGACTTTCTTCTCCCTCCATCACTGATTCTTGGAAATGATGACACAGAGGATCTCCTCCCTTCAAACCCTTCTTGCAATTTCTTAACTTGGTCACTCTCTAGACTTCTAGCCATCAATTGAGATGCCTTTTTCACATCACACTCTTTCAAAGACGACTTCTTGGGGTGTCTCTTCGATGGCTTCATTAATATATCATTCTCTTTCACGACAACTTTTGACATTGCAAAGTCATAACTCTCACGATGGGATTTTGACTTGGTCAAAGTGGTGCAAGATGTATGCGAAACCGGGGAAACGGTAAGGATTTTATCTTGGTAATGCGTGTCAGGTTGAGGAAGTGAGCCTACATTGGAGGGTTTTGTGGGATTGGGTGCAAGCTTCTTGTGGTTTGAATAGAGTCTGGAGAAGCGGAGGGATATGTTCTGGAGGGTAGATTGGGTGGTGGCGGCCGGTTCTGTTGTTGGGCAGGTGGTCATAGGGTGGTGCTTGGACTGGAGCTGGTGTAACGGAGAAGCGGATACGGCGGAAGTGGTGGAGGGTTTGGGTTTGGGGTGGATTTTGTGCGTGGGATCCATGGGTGTTGGGAGCTCTAGAGATGCTAAGATGCGGCTCGTGGAGGCGTATTGTGCCATTTTTCATGGATATAACAAGTCAAGGGGGGATGGGAAgggtaattttattatttttattttaaaaaatatttttttatgggttATTTTGGTGGTATTAAGAtaatgagtaggtcttttgtgagacggtctcacgaatctttatctgtgagatgatcaatcttaccgatattcacaataaaaggtaaagcataaaaagtaatattttttcatggatgacctaaataagatatctgtctcacaaaatacaacatgtgagactgtttcacacaagtttttatttaagataatTTAATCTTTGTTAAATAAACAAACAAACTATTTAGTATAAATTTTCATTTATCATCTAAAATAAATTacattcttttttttaaatccccAAGTGGTTTCCTTCTCAAATTCCTATATCTACAATTTTATAGTctcattaaaaattttataacaaAAAGATCATATAAAATGAGTTTGGtattctttttcttttgtttattatttaatttggaTATTTATAGAAATAGTTATGAATAGCAATTGAGGGGCATAATTGGTGACAATAATCGAACATCTTACATAACCAAATTCTGGTATTGCATTATGCCTATTTTGGATCAGACCAAACTTTTAACTAGGTGTCGTTCTAAAATGCGCCTGTAGTGGAGGAATGGCCAGTCAATTTATTGACCGTAGCATACGCCTTCCTGCAACCCATGTGGTACTGTCAGCAATAGTGTCAGTACCTTGATTTTCATGTCATAAATAACAATGGTTTTCTGTTGCTAAATTATCAACGAATATCACGTACCGaatagtatttaaatttaatattcatattcatcatagTTCTGAAAAAACGTGAAGCGTCCGAAACGCGAATGTCGTGACTCCAAGATTTTCAAGTTTAAACGAGATTAGCACGAGCTTAAGCGTCAAACAACATTTTTATCTTTAGTTGTAATTGTAATTATCCCTCAAATCCATAGTAAAAGATTAAAATAATactaaatatgataaatttaagacTCATTGATTTACTTAATTTCCCTCCACCACGCGCATCCACGACCCCGCCTGCCGATCGAAGGACCGCGCCCGCGGCCGCCCCACGACAGGCGACTAAAAGCCGGTGAACTCTGACGAACCCAATTACAACGGCTTTAAAAACCGCGCTAATAGCGCGGTTGTTGGTTTGAGAAAACGTCGCCGATCTAAAAAGATCGAGCGAATGTTTTCAAAAACGTCGCTATAACGTTTTCGTTAATCGTCGGAATATTCCGGAAACTTTCGGCATCTCACCCGCCGACCTTTTCAATACATTCGACGGCCGCGGCGCGCCACCACTGTCGCCGTCGCAGAGGAAGGAAATAAATCAAAATTATCCTATAAAATCTACCAACAATTATTTTACCATAGATAAATCCACCAGATAATTTCTTATCTTACTACTAATATTTTATCTATCCTTCAACAACGCAGCCTTGTAATGTATACACATAAAAgataaataatacataatatgataaattcaaggtatgtattaattttttgtaaaaacataaaaaattcaAAGTACAACTTTATTTTTGTTGCAACTAAAGATAAGTCACTGTTTAGGTTAAATTCGATAAAAATGAACGTTTGAAAAAGGTATTGACAATTAGGTAATAAAacgttaattaaatttttacgaagtaataattgtttattgtattttattTGAAGGTATGTTTTTATTTATGGAGGCAATTTCATTTTTGAgttcaaatttattatttttacaaaaaaataaaaatattgatcTCTAAATTTATGCTCCCTCTAAAATGctttctattaaaaaaaatgattacaattgattaaattaattgaatAAGAAAAATACTAGTCAATTACATAAAAAAGGAGAAATTATATAGAGACACGTTAAAGAAATATGGTATTACTTATGTTCCCCAATTATATAAGCATATTTTTTTCATACACATTAAAAAAGTGGTCGAAAATATCAATTATGCAAACTACTTTAAATTTTACCCTTATTTAATGAATGCTTATACAAATGATTTGTTCTTTTTCTAATAGTTAGCTAATTATAATATGACAAATTAAACATGAGTATATTTTAACATGCATACAAATCTATATATTTGAGATAATTCGGAAAAAAACGACATATATAAttagataaaaacttgtgtgagacgatctcacgggcgtattttgtgagacgatatcttatttgggtctcgtattttgacaaaactaatgctaagaatattattttttattgtgaatatcggtaaggttgatccGTCTCCAGGGACGGAGCCACCCCAAAGGCTGGGGTGGGCTCCAGCCTAGTCTATTTTTTTGTGTCTGATTAGGAATAtggattgagttttctttctttgtttttttaaaattatagccttgtatttttaattttttgccCAATTTTTAGCCCAATATTTATCCCATTTTCTGAGGGTTTTCTTTCACAGCCGTCCTcccaaaatgaaaaaaaaagaggATGAAAGCTGCTAGTCTCCTACTGGTTGGAAATTTCACGTgaagaaatttttaaatatttgatttatattatttaatgttgTTTATCGACTCATTCAGCCCAGGATGAATTTTTTTCTGGCTACGTCTCtgcccgtctcacagataaaaactcgtgagaccgtctcacaagagatataCTCATATAATTAAGAAGAATGGATTACATAAGGAGATGGtcatagtatttgagacagccattttaattaattctttCATCGAATTTAATACTTTCTTCTTCAATCAACTTAAACTACCGTAAGACTGATTaatatatattgcatggtttTATGAACGAGCAAGGCAATAATGGCGCCTCTCAATTGCTAAGATGCATGTGGAAGGCCTTGAAAAAGCCCTAACTaatcatataaataataattaggaTAACTCTATAGATTCCtataaatattttctatttaaaTTGTAAGACATTAACTTTTTTGTTTAGTACAAAAACAAAGGATTATtgtttataatataaaatttggaaacaaaaaaTTATTGGACGTAGGACGGTTGGCCTACTTGTCCTAATTGTTTGGCCAATAATGAGTTTCTCTCACATTAATCATTCTTATTAATATAATGTGCCTCAATTATTTTTAGGATTCAAAGAATGGAGACGACATTTCGTTGGTACGTATCGAAATTTGGGAGTTGACCAACCCAGCTGGTTCCTCATTATTCATAGCaattgattttttatttgttttcttattttgtttttcagagTTATTAcacatatttattatatatttataatcgatttttgaattttttttgcatGTTTAATTTTGGGAAATCCAAAATGGTGCCAACCTGCTGATGGCTGTTGCGTTAAGTTGAGCTATAATCATCATTGAACAGCTGTTGTTGTTCAGTGAAGTATAAGATTCTTTTAGTTCACACATATAAGCGGCACTCTGCAAAAAATATAGAGACTACATATTTTGGTCAATGATAATAATTGGAAAATGGTGTGAAACTCAtacttaatttatttaatttaaataaattaatgacGTGAATGGCAAATAGAAGTACGTCATATTGATGTAAACCTTATTGTTCATAGATTTGATGtgaaaaggttttttttttttttttttaaattaaattacatgAATTTGTCCACAACCAAAGCTAAGATGAATCTCACAAGCAAAAAGGGAGAAAATGAGGACAACTTGTGATATTTATAAGTTGCTCAAATAACAGTTCCAACTGGTCAAAAAATTTACATCGCAAACCTAAAAAAATGAGATTTTGCAGGATAATAGATTAACGTACCACTTCGTCTAATATAACAATATAAGTAAATCAGGagaaaaatatttaacaatCAACGGCCAAGTATACGAATTTAGAGTTCAGGACCAACCACCATGCTTCGTCTTTTACCAGTAAAGGAGTTGTCAGCTATCTTTGCCTTAAAAATGCAAGACTAGCCAAAGATAGGCCAACCTCTGGGAACTCATTGCTGCTATCATAGCAGCGTTTCAACAGAGTACTCATGTTCGAAACCAATATAACAGTCTGAAACTACAACCAACTTCATACCCTGCGACAACGTATTGACAACTATATTATCTTGTAAGCAAAAAATATTACAAGTAGAACGTCAGAACAAAACTAGAGATATGATCCTATCACAAGTTTGCCTGTTGTAATCCGGAAGTCCCGTTCTCTAAGACACTCCATTATTGGCGAGAAACAGGGGAAAGAAGATTGAAAGAAACATAACAAGGCATGGATGCAATATTTTCGATGGTACTCTTTTCCTTGAAAAGAAGAGTCGAAACATGAAATGAAGCTGCCAAAATCTAACCTGGAAGTCATTAACACGGAAAGGAACATCCATCCGTGTCTGCAAAACATTAGTGAAAGAAACTCTCTTCAACGCATACAGTTCAGAAGTAGAAGTATTTCCCAGGACCAACCACCATGCTTCGTCTTTTACCTGTAAAGGAGATGTCAGCTATCTTTGCCCTAAAAGTGCAAGACT includes:
- the LOC140810677 gene encoding uncharacterized protein, which gives rise to MAQYASTSRILASLELPTPMDPTHKIHPKPKPSTTSAVSASPLHQLQSKHHPMTTCPTTEPAATTQSTLQNISLRFSRLYSNHKKLAPNPTKPSNVGSLPQPDTHYQDKILTVSPVSHTSCTTLTKSKSHRESYDFAMSKVVVKENDILMKPSKRHPKKSSLKECDVKKASQLMARSLESDQVKKLQEGFEGRRSSVSSFPRISDGGRRKSFCSSQIELADFFSCNGVKVVAVDMPPFMQIHAVNCARKSHDSLEKFTSKTLAFTLKKEFDAAYGPAWHCIVGTGFGSFVTHSVGGFMYFSMDHKMYILLFKTTVQKAD